Proteins co-encoded in one Streptococcus parauberis NCFD 2020 genomic window:
- a CDS encoding ABC transporter ATP-binding protein, which translates to MSMLSVENLSINYGAIEAVKDVSFHVEEGEVVTLIGANGAGKTSILRTISGLNRPKSGKISFLGKEIQKMPARKIVAEGLSQVPEGRHVFPGLTVMENLEMGAFLSKDREENQKNLKMIFDRFPRLEERKVQDAATLSGGEQQMLAMGRALMSKPKLLLLDEPSMGLAPIFIQEIFDIIQDIQKQGTTVLLIEQNANKALSIANRAYVLETGKVVLSGSGVELLASDQVKKAYLGG; encoded by the coding sequence ATGTCAATGTTATCAGTTGAAAACTTATCCATTAATTATGGAGCTATTGAAGCTGTTAAGGATGTTTCATTTCACGTTGAAGAGGGCGAGGTTGTAACCTTAATTGGGGCTAACGGTGCTGGAAAGACTTCCATTTTAAGAACAATCTCGGGTTTAAATCGTCCCAAAAGTGGAAAAATTAGTTTTTTAGGTAAAGAGATTCAAAAAATGCCAGCGAGAAAAATTGTAGCTGAAGGTTTATCTCAGGTGCCAGAAGGACGCCATGTTTTTCCTGGCTTAACAGTTATGGAAAATTTGGAGATGGGTGCCTTTTTGAGCAAAGATCGTGAAGAAAATCAAAAAAATCTTAAAATGATTTTTGATCGTTTCCCACGACTTGAAGAGCGTAAGGTTCAAGATGCCGCAACTCTTTCGGGTGGTGAACAGCAGATGCTTGCAATGGGTCGAGCCTTAATGAGTAAACCCAAATTACTCCTTTTGGATGAACCATCGATGGGATTAGCGCCAATTTTTATTCAAGAAATTTTCGATATCATTCAGGATATTCAAAAGCAAGGGACAACGGTCTTGTTAATTGAACAAAATGCCAATAAAGCATTATCTATTGCTAATAGAGCCTATGTTCTAGAAACTGGGAAAGTAGTTTTATCCGGTTCTGGTGTGGAACTATTAGCTTCTGATCAAGTTAAAAAGGCTTACTTGGGTGGCTAA
- a CDS encoding CBS domain-containing protein — MSVKDYMTKNVVTITPDTRVAKAADLLREEDLRRLPVVENGHLVGLVTAGTMADATPSKATSLSIYEMNYLLNKTKIKDIMIKKVITVEPNASLEDAIYLMLTHKVGVLPVLDGEELVGIITDRDVYKAFLHISGYGLEGIRVVINTDNAVGILARVASTISEENLNIRRTVVDTRANGKTVVELQIDDDISPEILKEKLHNTGVEVESVMKTHEKPEVN; from the coding sequence ATGTCAGTAAAAGATTATATGACTAAAAACGTTGTTACCATTACACCTGACACAAGAGTAGCCAAAGCTGCCGATTTACTAAGAGAAGAAGACTTGCGTCGTCTACCAGTTGTCGAAAATGGACATTTAGTAGGTTTAGTGACTGCTGGGACAATGGCCGATGCCACTCCCTCAAAAGCAACCAGCCTGTCTATCTATGAAATGAATTACTTATTAAACAAAACGAAAATTAAAGACATTATGATTAAAAAGGTCATAACTGTTGAACCAAATGCTAGTTTAGAAGATGCAATCTACCTCATGCTTACACATAAAGTGGGTGTTTTGCCTGTTCTCGATGGCGAAGAACTTGTTGGTATCATTACTGACCGTGATGTTTATAAAGCCTTTCTCCACATCTCAGGATATGGTTTAGAAGGTATTCGTGTTGTAATTAATACAGATAATGCTGTAGGTATATTAGCGCGTGTTGCGTCAACTATTTCAGAGGAAAATTTAAATATTAGACGTACTGTTGTTGATACGCGTGCCAATGGTAAGACAGTTGTTGAACTTCAAATTGATGACGATATCTCACCTGAAATTCTGAAAGAAAAATTGCATAATACTGGTGTTGAAGTCGAGTCAGTAATGAAAACACATGAAAAACCAGAAGTAAATTGA
- the tmk gene encoding dTMP kinase, with protein sequence MNNKVNDLSKGLIITFEGPDGAGKTSVLEALLPLLKAEFDKELITTREPGGVAIAEEIREVILDVNNTAMDYKTELLLYIAARRQHLVEKVLPAKEAGKIVLMDRFIDSSVAYQGSGRGLDKADIQWLNDFATDGVDPDLTLYFDVPSSVGLARIAKNRTHEVNRLDLEKLEMHQAVRNGYLELAKENPNRIVTIDASNVLEQVISDAFNAIKAKLNV encoded by the coding sequence ATGAATAATAAAGTAAACGACCTATCAAAGGGATTAATTATAACATTTGAAGGCCCTGATGGGGCGGGCAAAACTAGTGTTTTAGAGGCCCTCTTGCCTCTTTTAAAGGCTGAGTTTGATAAAGAATTGATTACGACAAGAGAACCAGGTGGCGTTGCTATTGCCGAAGAAATCAGAGAGGTCATTCTTGATGTTAACAATACAGCCATGGATTATAAAACGGAATTATTACTTTATATTGCAGCTAGACGCCAACATTTGGTAGAAAAAGTTTTACCAGCCAAAGAAGCGGGCAAGATTGTTCTGATGGATAGGTTTATTGATAGTTCAGTGGCTTATCAAGGAAGTGGCAGAGGTTTAGACAAAGCTGATATCCAGTGGCTAAATGATTTTGCAACAGATGGAGTTGATCCTGATTTGACCCTCTATTTTGATGTTCCTTCCTCAGTTGGCTTGGCTAGAATTGCTAAAAATAGGACACATGAAGTTAATCGCCTTGATCTTGAAAAGTTAGAAATGCATCAAGCTGTGCGAAATGGCTATTTAGAGTTGGCCAAGGAAAATCCTAATCGGATTGTCACTATTGATGCTTCAAATGTTTTAGAACAAGTCATTTCAGATGCCTTTAATGCAATAAAAGCAAAACTAAATGTCTGA
- a CDS encoding ABC transporter ATP-binding protein → MALLEVKNLSKHFGGLTAVGDVTMELHEGELVGLIGPNGAGKTTLFNLLTGVYVPSEGTVSLDGTVLNGKSPYKIASLGLSRTFQNIRLFKDMTVLENVLIGLANQSKSHTLASLLRLPAYYKSEAELKEKALELLAIFNLEKEADTLAKNLPYGQQRRLEIVRALATRPKILFLDEPAAGMNPQETAELTALIRQIKNDFGVTIILIEHDMSLVMEVTERIYVLEYGRLIAHGNPEEIKNNKRVIEAYLGGDL, encoded by the coding sequence ATGGCGCTTCTTGAAGTGAAAAATTTAAGTAAACACTTTGGCGGTCTAACAGCTGTTGGAGATGTCACGATGGAATTACATGAAGGGGAATTAGTTGGTTTAATTGGGCCAAATGGTGCTGGTAAAACAACCCTCTTTAACTTATTAACTGGTGTTTATGTACCTAGTGAAGGGACTGTAAGCCTTGATGGTACTGTCTTAAATGGTAAATCCCCATACAAAATTGCATCTTTAGGTTTATCTCGGACTTTCCAGAATATTCGTCTCTTTAAAGATATGACTGTTCTCGAAAATGTCTTAATTGGTCTTGCTAATCAATCAAAATCTCATACTTTAGCTAGTTTGCTTCGTTTACCAGCTTATTACAAATCAGAAGCAGAACTTAAAGAAAAAGCTTTAGAATTACTGGCTATCTTTAATTTGGAAAAAGAAGCTGATACACTTGCTAAAAATTTACCTTATGGTCAACAACGACGCTTAGAAATTGTCCGTGCCTTGGCAACCAGGCCAAAGATTCTTTTTTTAGATGAGCCTGCTGCAGGGATGAATCCACAGGAGACAGCAGAGCTGACGGCATTAATTCGTCAGATCAAGAATGACTTTGGGGTTACAATTATCCTTATCGAGCACGACATGAGTCTTGTTATGGAAGTTACTGAGCGGATCTATGTTTTAGAATATGGTCGCTTAATCGCCCATGGCAATCCTGAAGAAATAAAAAATAATAAGCGCGTTATCGAAGCTTATCTTGGAGGTGATCTATAA